In one Moritella sp. 5 genomic region, the following are encoded:
- the rdgC gene encoding recombination-associated protein RdgC: MWFKNLLIYRFTRPFELDIEQLETKLADFPFTPCGSQDLSKFGWIKPLGKSGQALTHGISDNILICAKKEDRVLPASVVKDMLQEKVDTIEAEQGRGLKKKEKDALKEDIVHQLLPRAFPRSSQTFAWICPSQDLLVVDASSAKKAEDLIALLRKCVGSLPVVPVALTTPADVTMTEWLNNGSAAPGFELGDEAELRSALEHGGIIRCKEQDLTSDEIQHHLNADKLVTKLALDWSESLSFLLGEDMSVKRLKFSDLIREQNDDVETDDYAAKFDADFALMTGELMRFIPDLITALGGEEATTAK; encoded by the coding sequence TAGCTGATTTCCCTTTTACCCCTTGTGGTAGCCAAGATTTATCTAAGTTCGGTTGGATAAAACCACTGGGTAAGTCAGGTCAAGCTTTAACGCATGGTATTTCAGATAACATTCTGATTTGTGCAAAGAAAGAAGACAGAGTATTACCAGCATCTGTTGTTAAAGACATGCTACAAGAAAAAGTAGATACGATTGAAGCAGAACAAGGCCGAGGCCTAAAGAAAAAAGAAAAAGATGCGCTAAAAGAAGATATCGTCCATCAACTACTTCCACGTGCATTCCCACGTAGCAGCCAAACATTTGCTTGGATTTGTCCTTCACAAGATTTATTAGTGGTTGATGCATCAAGCGCTAAAAAAGCCGAAGACCTCATCGCTTTATTACGTAAGTGTGTCGGTAGCCTACCTGTTGTACCAGTTGCTTTAACGACACCAGCAGATGTAACGATGACAGAATGGTTAAATAACGGCAGTGCTGCACCAGGTTTTGAACTGGGCGATGAAGCTGAATTACGTTCTGCACTTGAACATGGCGGTATCATCCGTTGTAAAGAACAAGACTTAACCAGTGACGAGATCCAACACCACCTTAACGCAGATAAGTTAGTGACTAAATTAGCCTTAGATTGGAGTGAATCACTGTCTTTCTTACTTGGCGAAGACATGTCAGTAAAACGTCTTAAATTCAGTGACCTCATCAGAGAACAAAATGATGATGTGGAAACCGATGATTACGCAGCAAAATTTGATGCAGACTTTGCCTTGATGACCGGTGAGTTAATGCGTTTCATTCCAGACCTAATCACTGCCCTTGGTGGTGAAGAAGCAACTACAGCTAAATAA